The Microscilla marina ATCC 23134 genome window below encodes:
- a CDS encoding DUF5683 domain-containing protein, giving the protein MIKLLIRSVMIVGLFAGIANAQIDFQQLNPVLQKDSNRIMIGYSIVETNAKLGDYLATYNIQLTYTQDGGATFIGPLTQVKGDVGNELIAGKDQKIYWYYLAEGNGFDGQNVEFKVDASYEPFLGGPINALRSALLPGWGNVYVKKPRKKWKWRWILTAAGTYGLIAGSLYLKQLSNNNYQKYLEATTLSETQDLYKRANRQNLLATTAAVLAAGLWAYDIVKVAIRGGHNKRRKKRIIRRNLQRRQQKVISLGYNPVLNSSSIGFLWKF; this is encoded by the coding sequence ATGATAAAACTTCTAATAAGGTCAGTAATGATTGTGGGGCTTTTTGCTGGCATAGCCAACGCCCAGATAGATTTCCAACAGCTCAATCCGGTATTGCAAAAAGACAGCAACCGTATTATGATTGGCTATAGCATAGTAGAAACCAACGCCAAACTGGGTGACTATCTGGCTACTTATAACATTCAGCTGACGTATACTCAAGATGGTGGTGCTACTTTTATAGGGCCTCTTACCCAAGTAAAAGGTGATGTAGGCAATGAGTTGATTGCCGGAAAAGACCAAAAAATATATTGGTATTACCTGGCCGAAGGCAATGGGTTTGACGGGCAAAACGTAGAGTTTAAGGTAGACGCTTCGTATGAACCTTTTTTGGGTGGTCCAATCAATGCCTTGCGTTCAGCGTTGTTGCCGGGTTGGGGCAATGTGTATGTAAAGAAACCCCGTAAAAAATGGAAATGGCGCTGGATACTTACTGCAGCAGGTACTTATGGGCTTATTGCAGGTAGTTTGTATTTAAAGCAGTTGTCGAACAACAACTACCAAAAATACCTGGAAGCAACCACCTTAAGCGAAACCCAGGATTTGTATAAGCGAGCCAATCGGCAAAACCTGCTTGCTACTACAGCAGCGGTGTTGGCGGCGGGTTTGTGGGCTTACGACATAGTAAAAGTGGCCATAAGAGGAGGACATAACAAAAGACGAAAGAAAAGAATTATCAGACGAAACCTGCAAAGAAGGCAACAAAAGGTGATCAGCCTAGGGTATAACCCCGTACTTAACTCTTCTTCCATAGGTTTTTTGTGGAAGTTTTAA
- a CDS encoding ABC transporter substrate-binding protein, protein MPVFTDQMQRKVTIADSPQRIVSLVPSQTELLFDLGLQDQIVGITKFCVHPKALCAAKTHIGGTKNFHFDRIEALKPDLIIGNKEENYQEGIDTLAKKYPVWMSDIFTLNDALQMMQQLSEITQTSPRAQVLIQQIKDQFEAFVLPDQAFSAKVAYFIWRKPYMVAGSQNFIDEMIKHCGWQNVFAHQPRYPVVNPEQLAAQSPDIILLSSEPYPFKQKHLEEFKQICPQAKVLLVDGELFSWYGSRLRLAPAYFGQLLNEVVV, encoded by the coding sequence ATGCCTGTATTTACTGATCAAATGCAACGTAAGGTAACCATTGCTGACTCGCCTCAGCGCATTGTGTCTTTGGTGCCCTCGCAAACCGAACTTTTGTTTGACTTAGGGTTGCAAGACCAAATAGTAGGCATCACTAAGTTTTGCGTGCATCCCAAGGCTTTATGTGCTGCTAAAACCCACATAGGAGGTACCAAAAACTTTCACTTTGACCGCATAGAGGCACTCAAGCCCGACCTGATCATTGGCAACAAAGAAGAAAACTACCAGGAAGGCATTGACACCTTGGCAAAAAAATACCCGGTATGGATGAGCGACATCTTTACCCTGAATGATGCTTTGCAGATGATGCAGCAATTGAGCGAAATCACCCAGACCAGCCCACGGGCTCAGGTGCTCATACAACAGATAAAAGACCAATTTGAGGCATTTGTACTGCCCGATCAGGCATTTTCTGCCAAGGTTGCTTACTTTATTTGGCGCAAGCCCTATATGGTGGCTGGCAGCCAAAATTTTATCGACGAAATGATAAAACACTGTGGTTGGCAAAATGTATTTGCTCACCAGCCCCGTTATCCAGTGGTAAACCCTGAACAACTGGCGGCACAATCGCCCGATATTATTTTGTTATCGTCTGAACCTTACCCTTTTAAGCAAAAACACCTGGAAGAGTTTAAACAGATTTGCCCTCAGGCTAAAGTCCTGTTGGTAGATGGAGAGCTTTTTTCGTGGTATGGTAGTCGGTTGCGTTTGGCTCCTGCTTATTTTGGGCAATTGCTAAACGAGGTGGTCGTTTGA
- a CDS encoding OmpA family protein — translation MKRPLPGYFTVLLLILFIGFESHAQIKINTPKTKKANFDVATVTLTLTAKDAENPQKSLRPRVQVLNDSTKQVLSEFPGSFTKDQLSLNLPIYKKYQIKLSLADYADTTLVYDLTGKKVNYKDNQQVLMRPQRVAFGLKVSDVETGNDVPVNVVLNNKNRNEQITLNNKDRNKDGVYKVGIREKDDYDVEIKDGNNLAIYKGKINKSKGTNLLITAQKVQGYNIYTVRQFKDKASLKDASLLAVKGGKTVSLNVQDLETDENIKAGAIFTNKNRNEQIIIHPTTGSGRAIQVKLREGDEYDMEVNASKNYFFHTQTIKVQPKGASKNVMVKLTKLKTGAKIALNDIYFDFNSAALKDSSFIELNRVVKMLQTNPKVKLSIEAHTDNVGSKAKNLKLSNRRAKSVADYLKEKKIDQNRLVTKGFGEDRPLVPNTSKKNKAKNRRVELRVIRSTQ, via the coding sequence ATGAAAAGACCTCTACCTGGATATTTTACTGTTTTATTACTCATTCTTTTTATAGGATTTGAGAGCCATGCCCAAATCAAGATAAACACGCCCAAAACCAAAAAAGCCAACTTCGATGTAGCCACTGTTACGCTCACACTGACAGCAAAAGACGCTGAAAACCCCCAAAAGTCTTTACGCCCCCGGGTACAGGTGCTCAACGACTCTACCAAGCAAGTATTGAGTGAATTTCCGGGTAGTTTTACAAAAGACCAGCTCAGCCTAAACCTGCCTATTTATAAAAAGTACCAAATTAAGCTTAGCCTTGCCGACTATGCCGATACTACCCTTGTTTATGACCTTACAGGCAAAAAGGTTAACTATAAAGACAACCAGCAGGTATTGATGCGCCCCCAAAGAGTGGCTTTTGGGCTAAAAGTAAGCGATGTAGAAACAGGAAACGATGTGCCAGTAAATGTAGTACTGAACAACAAAAACCGAAATGAGCAAATTACGCTGAACAACAAAGACCGAAACAAAGATGGTGTATACAAGGTAGGTATCCGCGAGAAAGACGATTACGATGTAGAGATAAAAGATGGCAATAACCTGGCGATTTATAAAGGAAAAATCAACAAAAGTAAAGGAACCAATTTATTGATAACCGCCCAAAAAGTGCAAGGTTATAATATATATACAGTACGCCAATTTAAAGATAAGGCAAGCCTAAAAGATGCTAGCTTGCTGGCAGTAAAGGGGGGAAAGACGGTGTCGTTGAATGTGCAAGATTTAGAAACAGATGAAAATATAAAAGCAGGGGCTATTTTTACCAACAAAAACCGCAATGAACAAATTATTATCCATCCAACAACGGGTTCGGGCAGGGCTATTCAGGTGAAACTACGTGAAGGCGATGAATACGATATGGAAGTGAACGCCTCGAAAAACTACTTTTTCCATACCCAAACAATAAAAGTTCAGCCGAAGGGTGCTTCAAAAAATGTAATGGTAAAATTGACCAAGTTAAAAACCGGGGCTAAAATTGCCCTGAACGATATTTATTTTGACTTTAACTCGGCAGCACTCAAAGACTCTTCTTTTATAGAGCTCAACCGGGTAGTAAAAATGCTGCAGACTAATCCAAAGGTAAAGTTGAGCATAGAAGCCCACACCGATAATGTAGGAAGTAAGGCAAAAAACCTGAAACTGTCGAACCGACGCGCCAAAAGTGTGGCAGACTATCTCAAAGAAAAGAAAATTGACCAAAACAGATTGGTCACCAAGGGGTTTGGCGAAGACCGCCCTCTGGTGCCCAATACCAGCAAAAAGAACAAGGCTAAAAACCGACGGGTAGAGTTGCGGGTAATTCGCTCGACACAATAG
- a CDS encoding sulfite exporter TauE/SafE family protein, which produces MALFIFDLSSSLQLSWLSWVLAGLAGFIIGVSKAGIKGISIMVVTLMAMVFGGKASTGIILPLLLVGDVFAVIYYHRYTEWHHLKRLLPAMMLGVVVGAWVGKDLPERVFKQMMAAIILATVAMMYWWDRQKNKQVPDHWWFAIMMGLMAGFTTMIGNLAGAFTNLFFLAMRLPKNNFIGTAAWLFLLINLFKLPFHIFAWQTINLDTASLDVRLVPLVLLGLLTGVRLVRKINERYYRKLILILTGIGAIVILLK; this is translated from the coding sequence ATGGCTTTATTTATATTCGACTTATCCTCTTCGCTCCAGCTCAGCTGGCTTTCGTGGGTACTTGCTGGGCTTGCTGGCTTTATCATAGGTGTGTCTAAAGCAGGTATCAAAGGCATTTCTATTATGGTAGTTACCCTTATGGCAATGGTTTTTGGGGGCAAAGCATCTACTGGCATTATACTGCCTTTGCTGTTGGTAGGCGACGTGTTTGCCGTTATCTACTACCACCGCTACACCGAATGGCATCACCTTAAGCGTTTGTTGCCCGCCATGATGCTGGGCGTAGTGGTAGGTGCCTGGGTAGGCAAAGATTTACCCGAAAGGGTATTCAAGCAAATGATGGCAGCCATTATACTTGCCACTGTAGCCATGATGTATTGGTGGGATCGGCAAAAAAACAAACAAGTACCCGATCATTGGTGGTTTGCCATCATGATGGGGCTCATGGCTGGCTTTACTACTATGATAGGCAACCTTGCCGGGGCATTTACCAACTTGTTTTTTCTGGCCATGCGTTTACCCAAAAATAATTTTATAGGCACGGCTGCCTGGCTATTTTTACTTATCAACCTGTTCAAGCTACCTTTTCATATTTTTGCCTGGCAAACCATCAACTTAGATACTGCAAGCCTTGATGTGCGTTTGGTACCCCTGGTTTTGCTGGGCTTGTTGACAGGGGTACGCCTGGTCAGAAAAATAAACGAACGCTATTACCGTAAACTTATTCTTATACTCACTGGCATAGGCGCCATTGTGATACTATTGAAGTAG